A stretch of Coccidioides posadasii str. Silveira chromosome 2, complete sequence DNA encodes these proteins:
- a CDS encoding uncharacterized protein (EggNog:ENOG410PMCG~COG:S~BUSCO:920at33183) produces MAFTGGRYEDSDPPSTPAKSSDFGSSAFSSTPFGHPPSSAGSFTPAGNPPPSSLLGSSVNSQGTEDLLSFSTNSSNFSLSQSRNAPIPSFNSRQTKAPPSNLFRGIGSGRNIPRSKLSHSFTPFDDDDGKSDEEEQMEKTNTGAMDMEEDDAPLPSMFAPINGRFTGNTRKSMVYSNPMNAKRAKLDETWVQSLPSSTVQTKKQPSAFPGIARDIASRKSVATVDEPSGFLLDMEDIVSRMYDRVREREADDEIVENTLSEVCEYLASLWKKYSDESGPASYENGCVGPGEQSSGIVKASFLSSLLLQLHHPPAFQRQFTSRNSQLFRSPFRPAISAQQPKSKSPIPKVLFDWLNQYHSPQASRLDALKRQQPNPTASPTFWNITLAALLRADFPIVMQLLEAADFTYARTAMEEGSSEPGYQGRQLQTIQQCVNKTLHNLRACPGVQSDDWDIKGMEWSVYRKQIASALLELEDLAEGSNRDEMGNSQAFEASHFGLLSLRSSVSSFSQSARMAESKIPWQIYQHLKALYNIILGDVASILKYSDDWVEATVSLTAWWNGDDDSDITLENRSSNRLAAKRSQSPRSVDINTEEAYLRRLDYTFTCVTDTLGKDGFRINSMNPCEVGLASLFEGNVEGVLRLTQTWSLPIAAATAEVASFGGWLAASAGSEPMPGLNENDLMVLSYGQPDQKLRKDDILVNYSSGIFDRGRLDGPSSTRDGWELSLEIMSRLDDQELMKTKVNQLLDRVVIDSSDKMDRLVLLCTELGYNEEGRKISERYGDKIAQTSQEYGTALFCYARAHCSQKIKNVVDLLISLCLVQSTAYPPRSELDSQLRSLLDEPRAALAAIASVDSEGAAMLQFYFSGYATLRNYYDIRDEEVNLEAGQKPKHRPLARKRAAAQALTAVIGSAADSICGGLYDQDRKTAVQVDGLMVLLGEALALIKPDPNQFFTLDQLRIILAAIEDLQTVTSRVYDQCEECLQSALAQHRNLNDSTSTAPTSPVDSRSHSPTNLLRKSVSSLSGSFSGFSLIGSEVLDTRSRGTMDSGVLVGRPGSGGNAGVKRGWDWREVVRSDVKGEEILSTLRLQLARGLAFGALNDYAM; encoded by the exons ATGGCGTTTACAGGGGGCCGTTATGAGGACTCAGATCCGCCTTCGACCCCCGCAAAGTCCTCAGACTTCGGCTCAAGCGCATTTTCTTCAACACCTTTCGGACACCCTCCCTCGTCCGCAGGATCATTCACGCCCGCAGGAAATCCTCCTCCTTCCTCCCTCCTCGGTAGCTCTGTGAATTCTCAGGGTACGGAAGACCTGCTGTCCTTCTCTACGAATTCCTCGAATTTCTCCCTGTCGCAATCGCGAAATGCGCCCATCCCTAGCTTTAACTCTCGCCAAACAAAAGCACCGCCGAGCAATCTCTTCCGGGGAATTGGAAGTGGGAGGAACATACCCAGATCGAAGCTTTCGCACAGCTTTACTCCGTTCGATGACGACGACGGGAAGAgcgatgaagaagagcaaatgGAAAAAACAAACACCGGTGCGATGGACATGGAAGAAGACGATGCACCTTTACCTTCTATGTTTGCACCTATTAATGGCCGTTTCACCGGTAATACCCGGAAGTCGATGGTATATTCAAACCCGATGAATGCGAAACGAGCCAAGCTAGACGAGACTTGGGTCCAATCTCTGCCCTCTAGCACCGTTCAGACGAAAAAACAACCATCTGCGTTTCCTGGAATCGCGCGTGATATTGCGTCCAGAAAATCTGTGGCCACCGTCGACGAACCGAGTGGCTTTTTACTCGACATGGAGGACATTGTGAGCCGAATGTACGATCGGGTAAGGGAGCGGGAAGCTGATGATGAGATTGTGGAAAATACCTTGTCGGAAGTTTGTGAATACCTTGCCAGCCTTTGGAAAAAGTATTCAGATGAATCCGGTCCAGCCAGCTACGAGAACGGATGTGTTGGTCCTGGAGAACAGTCGTCGGGTATAGTGAAAGCCAGCTTCCTGAGCTCATTGCTCCTCCAGCTTCACCACCCTCCTGCCTTCCAACGCCAATTCACTAGCCGAAATTCGCAACTATTTCGATCTCCGTTCCGACCTGCTATTTCTGCGCAACAGCCTAAGTCCAAGTCACCGATTCCAAAGGTCCTGTTTGATTGGCTCAACCAGTACCATTCCCCTCAAGCAAGTCGACTTGATGCTCTGAAGAGACAACAACCAAACCCAACGGCCTCTCCAACATTCTGGAATATTACCCTAGCCGCACTGCTCCGTGCAGACTTTCCTATCGTTATGCAACTGTTAGAAGCTGCTGATTTCACTTACGCTCGAACGGCTATGGAGGAAGGGAGCAGCGAACCCGGGTATCAGGGCAGACAGCTTCAAACGATCCAGCAGTGTGTGAATAAAACACTCCACAACCTTCGAGCTTGCCCGGGGGTGCAGAGCGACGATTGGGATATCAAGGGGATGGAATGGAGTGTATATCGAAAGCAGATCGCCTCTGCTCTTCTGGAGCTCGAGGATCTAGCAGAGGGTTCGAACCGTGACGAGATGGGGAACAGCCAGGCCTTTGAGGCCTCCCATTTTGGTCTCTTGAGCCTCCGATCCAGTGTTTCGTCATTCAGCCAGAGTGCTCGCATGGCGGAAAGCAAGATTCCCTGGCAAATCTATCAACATCTCAAGGCGCTTTATAATATCATACTGGGCGATGTCGCTTCGATCTTAAAGTATTCGGATGACTGGGTCGAAGCAACTGTTTCCCTCACCGCGTGGTGGAACGGCGATGATGACAGCGATATCACGCTAGAAAACAGAAGTTCGAACCGCCTCGCAGCCAAAAGGTCGCAATCTCCGCGATCTGTCGACATAAATACCGAAGAGGCATACCTGCGACGCCTCGATTACACATTTACCTGTGTCACCGATACCCTGGGCAAGGATGGGTTCCGAATCAACTCGATGAATCCCTGTGAAGTCGGTCTTGCTTCCTTGTTCGAAGGGAACGTTGAAGGAGTGCTCCGGTTGACACAGACTTGGTCTCTGCCCATCGCCGCCGCTACAGCCGAGGTCGCCAGTTTTGGAGGATGGCTGGCCGCATCTGCGGGATCTGAACCTATGCCGGGCCTGAATGAAAACGATCTTATGGTTCTGAGCTACGGGCAGCCGGATCAGAAGCTCCGGAAAGACGACATTCTGGTAAATTATTCGTCGGGAATATTTGATCGAGGCCGGCTTGATGGACCTTCGAGTACCAGGGATGGGTGGGAGCTGTCACTGGAAATCATGAGCCGTCTTGACGACCAGGAACTCATGAAAACGAAGGTCAATCAGCTGCTTGACCGTGTAGTGATCGATTCTTCGGATAAGATGGACCGGCTTGTTCTGCTCTGCACGGAACTTGGTTACAATGAGGAAGGACGCAAGATTTCTGAG CGATACGGCGACAAGATTGCCCAAACCTCGCAAGAATACGGAACCGCCTTATTCTGCTACGCACGGGCGCATTGTTCACAGAAAATCAAGAATGTCGTCGACCTGCTTATATCTCTGTGTCTCGTCCAGTCCACCGCATACCCTCCTAGATCCGAGCTCGACTCACAACTGCGATCTCTTCTCGACGAACCCCGTGCCGCTCTGGCAGCGATCGCATCCGTCGACAGCGAAGGCGCGGCCATGCTTCAGTTTTATTTCAGCGGCTACGCAACGCTACGGAATTACTACGATATTCGCGACGAAGAGGTTAATCTAGAGGCAGGGCAGAAGCCGAAGCATCGTCCGTTGGCGAGGAAGAGGGCGGCTGCCCAAGCTTTGACGGCAGTAATCGGCAGCGCGGCGGACAGCATCTGCGGCGGACTATACGATCAGGATCGGAAAACTGCCGTGCAAGTTGATGGACTGATGGTGTTACTGGGAGAGGCACTTGCACTCATTAAGC CAGATCCAAACCAATTCTTCACGCTGGACCAACTGCGCATCATCCTCGCGGCCATCGAGGACCTGCAGACCGTGACATCCCGCGTCTACGACCAGTGCGAAGAGTGCCTCCAGTCCGCGCTGGCGCAACATCGCAACCTCAACGATAGCACCAGCACGGCGCCGACATCCCCCGTCGACTCGCGATCGCACTCGCCTACAAACCTGCTTCGCAAGTCGGTCTCATCCCTGTCAGGATCGTTCAGCGGCTTTTCGCTTATCGGAAGCGAGGTGCTGGACACGCGGTCGCGGGGCACGATGGATTCTGGGGTGCTGGTCGGAAGACCTGGAAGTGGCGGGAATGCAGGCGTGAAGAGGGGGTGGGATTGGCGGGAGGTGGTGAGGAGCGACGTGAAGGGGGAGGAGATTCTGAGCACTCTACGGCTGCAGCTGGCCAGGGGTTTGGCCTTTGGGGCGTTGAATGATTATGCAATGTGA
- a CDS encoding uncharacterized protein (EggNog:ENOG410PR1Y~COG:S~BUSCO:7286at33183): MPPQQGPSMPRDVKALQRHGESQYRWKNYKNALEAFSKALALGRGDSVALLNGRAAAHCALGDLKAGLRDGKQMIRIDKSDPRGYLRTAKILQLMQKFEEAHKLYFYSLRMIDEHAPERKQIEALMLKTKKRIIPPKRVDPLTVLAPELVSMILEHLDLQSTLRFIQVSKLWLKLGSGLSRQWKNLNLTVAKRPVSLSAVRAFVCRTNGGVKEASLARINPTVIPKVLELLSRCPDLNYLKVTAEQKIDSLPVVNLKNLKTLIVLKCTLPRDKFWDIMSSCPRLERVEAFVDVSSDTPDSLPQLSNLRCLRILFSHPPGYLVTGNILFQHPELKEVMPNLEELHFEGAPSSPWAQAISLSDYSSLKKFTYMRIYLHGLLVLPVTLEYLRLEHCTFAPPLQGNPVGQFSRLKSAIFQFCYPLSPDMLESLLVNNERTLTHLTISWCSDLAQEHLEPLITRGLFRSITHLDISGVIGVNDAITPLIINNMPNLKVLNLSATRISGLTIKQLVDAETPKIEKIVVDTVSRDAIQYGLSRNIQVSQLP, encoded by the exons ATGCCTCCGCAGCAGGGTCCCTCGATGCCGCGGGACGTGAAGGCGCTACAGAGGCATGGCGAGTCACAGTATCGCTggaaaaactataaaaatgCACTCGAGGCTTTCTCAAAG GCCCTTGCGCTGGGACGAGGAGACTCAGTTGCTTTACTCAATGGGAGAGCTGCCGCACATTGTGCTCTCGGTGACCTGAAAGCTGGTTTGAGAGATGGAAAACAAATGATCCGAATCGACAAGTCCGACCCGCGG GGCTACCTTCGAACCGCGAAGATCCTGCAGCTGATGCAAAAATTCGAGGAGGCTCACAAGCTTTATTTCTATTCTCTTCGCATGATAGATGAACACGCTCCTGAACGTAAG CAAATTGAAGCTCTGATGCTGAAGACCAAGAAACGCATTATCCCTCCAAAGCGAGTGGATCCCTTAACCGTTCTAGCTCCCGAACTGGTGTCAATGATATTGGAACATTTAGATTTGCAGTCCACATT ACGATTCATACAAGTCTCAAAGCTTTGGCTCAAGCTGGGCAGTGGCCTCTCGAGGCAGTGGAAAAATCTCAACCTTACCGTCGCCAAAAGACCGGTCAGTCTCTCCGCAGTGCGAGCCTTTGTGTGCAGAACCAACGGCGGCGTGAAAGAAGCAAGCCTTGCCCGCATAAATCCCACCGTCATACCAAAGGTCCTTGAGCTCTTGTCTCGCTGCCCGGACCTAAACTACCTTAAAGTGACTGCGGAGCAAAAGATCGACTCTCTCCCTGTCGTCAATttgaaaaatctcaaaacCTTGATCGTGCTCAAATGCACGCTTCCAAGGGACAAATTTTGGGATATAATGTCGTCTTGCCCGCGCCTCGAGCGAGTGGAAGCATTCGTCGACGTATCCTCCGACACTCCTGACTCTCTGCCGCAACTTTCAAATTTGCGTTGTTTGAGGATCCTTTTCAGCCACCCTCCGGGATACCTCGTCACAGGAAACATTCTTTTTCAGCAT CCCGAACTTAAAGAAGTGATGCCAAATCTTGAAGAGCTCCATTTCGAAGGAGCCCCTTCCTCTCCTTGGGCGCAAGCTATCTCTCTATCAGATTATTCCAGCCTGAAGAAATTCACGTACATGAGGATATATTTGCATGGACTTCTTGTCTTGCCAGTCACGCTGGAGTACTTGCGTCTCGAACATTGCACATTCGCCCCTCCACTGCAGGGGAACCCAGTTGGTCAATTTTCCCGTCTGAAGAGCGCCATATTCCAGTTCTGCTATCCCCTGAGTCCTGACATGCTAGAGTCCCTCCTAGTCAACAACGAGAGGACTCTAACTCACCTAACCATCTCATGGTGTTCGGACCTTGCGCAAGAGCACCTAGAACCTTTGATCACCAGAGGCCTCTTCAGGTCAATCACCCATCTGGATATTTCAGGAGTCATAGGCGTCAACGACGCCATCACACCATTAATCATCAACAACATGCCCAACTTGAAAGTCCTTAATCTCTCAGCAACCAGAATCTCCGGGCTTACCATCAAGCAACTCGTCGACGCAGAGACGCCGAAAATTGAGAAAATAGTCGTCGACACTGTGAGCAGGGATGCGATACAGTATGGCCTCAGTCGAAATATACAGGTTTCACAACTGCCGTAG
- a CDS encoding uncharacterized protein (EggNog:ENOG410PJTQ~COG:E~BUSCO:4768at33183): MPTLEDRSSATTMDKFPHVLDDPATLPRSLDPFTITTSTGFMPLIIPPTTLPEVFDPLTSLLARLPVEKADGTPGLLANFELGPAVLKELPDLTDEVDKLVTDDGKPDLFTITAVFRDYSFLASSYLLEPCWQTWKTDPDSGYGLGRDRLPHSVAGPMYRCAELLDIPPFLSYAAAYSLYNYTLDDPSKGHEYSNLRLVRAFERGLDPKSSEAGFILTHIYMVKESYALISGAVRILNSLDTVKDRKEINDAYRQILTAMTKIEECMEDMWKNSKPTEYLAFRVFIFGITSQSMFPNGVVYEGINDNKPLYFRGESGANDSIIPLLDHLLEIPMPDTPLTKILHEFRAYRPLPHREFLTHVRLRSKQLGVREFSIQDPETVLLYLKTLDHVRSFRWRHWLFAREYIIKRTPHPTATGGSPIVTWLPNQLSAVMDLMISTYDEYVAPMISKEAGSNGASSSAANGEADLGSTKHYRDQVQEVMETVRDQRIKLAKEVERWCAERGV; the protein is encoded by the exons GGATCCATTCACCATCACCACCTCCACTGGCTTCATGCCTCTGATCATTCCTCCAACCACCCTGCCAGAGGTCTTCGACCCCTTAACATCCCTCCTTGCTCGGCTCCCGGTCGAGAAGGCCGATGGCACCCCAGGTCTCCTTGCCAACTTCGAGCTGGGTCCAGCCGTCCTCAAGGAGCTTCCCGACCTCACCGACGAGGTTGACAAGCTCGTCACCGACGATGGCAAGCCGGATCTGTTCACCATCACTGCCGTCTTCCGGGACTATTCCTTCCTGGCCTCCTCCTACCTACTCGAGCCTTGCTGGCAGACCTGGAAGACAGATCCTGACAGCGGCTATGGTCTAGGAAGGGACCGCCTTCCACACTCCGTTGCCGGTCCCATGTATCGATGTGCCGAGCT TTTGGACATACCCCCTTTCTTGTCCTATGCTGCGGCATACTCTCTCTACAACTACACTCTTGATGATCCGTCCAAGGGCCATGAGTACTCCAACTTGCGACTTGTCCGCGCCTTTGAGCGTGGCCTGGACCCTAAGAGCTCCGAAGCCGGGTTCATCCTAACCCACATCTACATGGTCAAGGAGTCCTACGCCTTGATCAGCGGAGCTGTTCGCATCCTCAACTCCCTTGACACCGTCAAGGATCGCAAAGAGATCAACGATGCTTACAGACAGATCCTCACCGCCATGACCAAGATCGAAGAGTGCATGGAAG ACATGTGGAAGAACTCTAAGCCGACTGAGTATCTTGCCTTCCGTGTCTTTATCTTCGGAATCACCTCTCAGTCCATGTTCCCCAACGGCGTGGTGTACGAGGGAATCAATGATAACAAGCCCCTGTACTTCCGTGGAGAGAGTGGTGCCAATGACAGCATC ATTCCCCTCTTGGACCACCTCCTTGAAATCCCCATGCCCGATACCCCACTGACAAAGATTCTTCATGAATTCCGGGCCTATCGTCCACTTCCACACCGTGAGTTCCTAACCCATGTTCGCCTTCGATCAAAGCAGCTCGGTGTCCGCGAGTTCTCCATCCAAGACCCGGAGACCGTTCTCTTGTACCTGAAGACTCTCGATCACGTTCGCAGCTTCAGATGGCGACATTGGCTCTTCGCCAGAGAATATATTATCAAGCGGACTCCTCACCCAACAGCAACTGGAGGAAGTCCCATCGTCACG TGGCTTCCCAACCAACTATCTGCCGTTATGGACCTCATGATCTCCACATACGACGAATACGTTGCTCCTATGATCAGTAAAGAAGCTGGATCCAACGGTGCTTCGTCCTCTGCCGCCAACGGTGAAGCAGACCTGGGGTCTACGAAGCACTATAGAGATCAGGTACAGGAGGTGATGGAGACCGTGCGCGACCAAAGGATCAAGCTGGCGAAGGAGGTCGAAAGGTGGTGCGCTGAACGTGGCGTCTAG
- a CDS encoding uncharacterized protein (EggNog:ENOG410PSWN~COG:S) gives MSPNSPSTDLPFTDTSQIFHLYLTKSNTNWNLTLADKTPLYYVRTLVFTFGRPEITLHAGNTRNGDVVAVSNFLKLSSKSKLGLGDPDNVGEMVWEDLTKESRDHSRYRFEMTVPSGSGFERKGFLWKRTSSVGVDGSKPSVLSARNFKFVDEQTEEVLGAYTNNGLKSIKKQGKFQLNTSYGKDFETMFLLSGLTILERTIRREAARHSGGGGA, from the coding sequence ATGTCTCCTAATTCCCCTTCAACCGACCTGCCTTTCACAGATACTTCGCAAATCTTCCATCTCTACCTGACAAAGTCGAACACCAATTGGAATCTGACACTGGCGGATAAAACGCCGCTCTACTACGTTCGGACATTGGTCTTCACCTTTGGAAGACCAGAGATAACCCTCCATGCAGGAAACACACGCAATGGGGATGTTGTTGCTGTGTCCAACTTTCTCAAACTCTCTTCCAAATCCAAACTCGGTCTTGGAGACCCCGACAACGTTGGAGAGATGGTCTGGGAGGACTTGACGAAAGAGAGCAGGGACCACTCTCGATACCGGTTCGAGATGACCGTGCCGTCTGGCTCTGGCTTTGAAAGGAAAGGCTTCCTTTGGAAACGAACCTCGTCCGTAGGAGTTGATGGCTCAAAACCTTCTGTTCTCAGCGCGAGAAATTTCAAGTTCGTCGACGAGCAGACGGAGGAGGTCCTGGGTGCTTATACAAACAATGGACTTAAGAGCATCAAGAAGCAGGGGAAGTTCCAGCTTAATACGAGTTACGGAAAGGATTTTGAAACGATGTTTCTGCTCTCCGGCCTGACGATCTTGGAGCGTACCATTCGCCGGGAGGCAGCACGACACAGCGGGGGCGGCGGAGCCTAA
- a CDS encoding uncharacterized protein (EggNog:ENOG410PFHP~COG:S): protein METHNLDTASDYLNKLLLARGLLRNGKPIDFAEPTRASDGVDGTMTRVINLIHDLIIRRDREAEQHENLASMIRNLRNTEAKQTVEIERLEAKVQEQGRSLALTEGQERVFKANLRNAEGTIRKLKEQVQRMKSTIQQIRAQYTTDIRKRDLEIQKLKTRVTERTRGKKDGPGVTTVTIIPPPKPTISRQKSSEGGEGVDTPGYSLKEETTEFLTQLCQNLSDENDALIRLVQGTIKTLKELQGLSEADANDSTLGPDSLEPESDPLVGPMPPYETLSQEMSYVLDQLRALLTNPSFVSLEEVEIRDNEISRLRDGWEKMEARWKEAVGMMDNWHKRMACGGDGVNIDELKRGMKLGSSTDHGVAHRVPDTHGSDGRGNSR from the exons ATGGAAACGCACAATTTAGACACCGCCTCGGACTATCTTAACAAGTTACTGCTTGCCCGTGGGCTTCTCAGGAATGGCAAACCCATCGATTTCGCCGAGCCGACAAGGGCATCGGATGGCGTCGATGGTACCATGACCCGGGTCATTAATCTGATTCACGAcctaataataagaagagaT CGAGAAGCCGAACAACACGAGAATCTGGCCAGTATGATTCGGAATCTCCGGAATACAGAAGCGAAACAAACTGTTGAGATT GAACGTCTAGAGGCCAAGGTGCAAGAGCAAGGCCGCTCTCTCGCGCTCACCGAAGGACAGGAACGGGTCTTCAAGGCCAACCTTCGAAACGCAGAGGGAACGATACGAAAGTTGAAAGAACAAGTCCAGCGGATGAAGTCTACTATCCAGCAGATACGAGCCCAATACACCACCGATATCCGAAAGCGTGATCTCGAGATACAGAAGCTGAAGACTCGCGTGACCGAGCGGACTCGCGGCAAGAAAGACGGGCCAGGAGTCACAACGGTTACCATCATACCCCCGCCGAAGCCCACTATTTCTCGGCAGAAGTCCAGCGAAGGTGGAGAAGGGGTGGATACTCCGGGATATAGTCTTAAGGAAGAAACAACGGAATTTCTCACCCAGCTCTGTCAAAACTTGAGCGACGAAAACGATGCTTTGATACGCCTGGTGCAAGGCACCATAAAGACCTTGAAGGAGCTTCAGGGCTTGAGCGAAGCAGATGCAAACGATAGCACTTTGGGTCCAGATTCCCTCGAGCCAGAATCGGACCCGCTAGTCGGACCGATGCCCCCATATGAAACCCTCTCACAAGAGATGTCCTACGTGCTTGACCAATTAAGAGCACTCTTGACGAATCCGTCGTTTGTTTCTCTCGAGGAAGTCGAGATTAGGGATAACGAGATATCCCGTCTGCGGGATGGCTGGGAGAAGATGGAAGCAAGATGGAAGGAGGCCGTGGGAATGATGGACAACTGGCATAAGCGTATGGCATGTGGTGGTGATGGCGTCAATATAGATGAACTGAAGCGGGGGATGAAGCTGGGGTCTAGCACTGACCATGGTGTCGCCCACCGAGTGCCAGACACGCACGGATCGGATGGCAGGGGGAACTCGCGATGA
- a CDS encoding uncharacterized protein (EggNog:ENOG410PJTQ~COG:E~BUSCO:4768at33183): MPTLEDRSSATTMDKFPHVLDDPATLPRSLDPFTITTSTGFMPLIIPPTTLPEVFDPLTSLLARLPVEKADGTPGLLANFELGPAVLKELPDLTDEVDKLVTDDGKPDLFTITAVFRDYSFLASSYLLEPCWQTWKTDPDSGYGLGRDRLPHSVAGPMYRCAELLDIPPFLSYAAAYSLYNYTLDDPSKGHEYSNLRLVRAFERGLDPKSSEAGFILTHIYMVKESYALISGAVRILNSLDTVKDRKEINDAYRQILTAMTKIEECMEDMWKNSKPTEYLAFRVFIFGITSQSMFPNGVVYEGINDNKPLYFRGESGANDSIIPLLDHLLEIPMPDTPLTKILHEFRAYRPLPHREFLTHVRLRSKQLGVREFSIQDPETVLLYLKTLDHVRSFRWRHWLFAREYIIKRTPHPTATGGSPIVTVCFKTIPFFFFGLPQEAPLSQTLQKSDYPTVVASQPTICRYGPHDLHIRRIRCSYDQ; encoded by the exons GGATCCATTCACCATCACCACCTCCACTGGCTTCATGCCTCTGATCATTCCTCCAACCACCCTGCCAGAGGTCTTCGACCCCTTAACATCCCTCCTTGCTCGGCTCCCGGTCGAGAAGGCCGATGGCACCCCAGGTCTCCTTGCCAACTTCGAGCTGGGTCCAGCCGTCCTCAAGGAGCTTCCCGACCTCACCGACGAGGTTGACAAGCTCGTCACCGACGATGGCAAGCCGGATCTGTTCACCATCACTGCCGTCTTCCGGGACTATTCCTTCCTGGCCTCCTCCTACCTACTCGAGCCTTGCTGGCAGACCTGGAAGACAGATCCTGACAGCGGCTATGGTCTAGGAAGGGACCGCCTTCCACACTCCGTTGCCGGTCCCATGTATCGATGTGCCGAGCT TTTGGACATACCCCCTTTCTTGTCCTATGCTGCGGCATACTCTCTCTACAACTACACTCTTGATGATCCGTCCAAGGGCCATGAGTACTCCAACTTGCGACTTGTCCGCGCCTTTGAGCGTGGCCTGGACCCTAAGAGCTCCGAAGCCGGGTTCATCCTAACCCACATCTACATGGTCAAGGAGTCCTACGCCTTGATCAGCGGAGCTGTTCGCATCCTCAACTCCCTTGACACCGTCAAGGATCGCAAAGAGATCAACGATGCTTACAGACAGATCCTCACCGCCATGACCAAGATCGAAGAGTGCATGGAAG ACATGTGGAAGAACTCTAAGCCGACTGAGTATCTTGCCTTCCGTGTCTTTATCTTCGGAATCACCTCTCAGTCCATGTTCCCCAACGGCGTGGTGTACGAGGGAATCAATGATAACAAGCCCCTGTACTTCCGTGGAGAGAGTGGTGCCAATGACAGCATC ATTCCCCTCTTGGACCACCTCCTTGAAATCCCCATGCCCGATACCCCACTGACAAAGATTCTTCATGAATTCCGGGCCTATCGTCCACTTCCACACCGTGAGTTCCTAACCCATGTTCGCCTTCGATCAAAGCAGCTCGGTGTCCGCGAGTTCTCCATCCAAGACCCGGAGACCGTTCTCTTGTACCTGAAGACTCTCGATCACGTTCGCAGCTTCAGATGGCGACATTGGCTCTTCGCCAGAGAATATATTATCAAGCGGACTCCTCACCCAACAGCAACTGGAGGAAGTCCCATCGTCACGGTATGTTTTAAAACaatacccttttttttttttgggttaCCCCAAGAAGCACCCCTTTCCCAGACACTTCAGAAATCTGACTACCCTACCGTAGTGGCTTCCCAACCAACTATCTGCCGTTATGGACCTCATGATCTCCACATACGACGAATACGTTGCTCCTATGATCAGTAA